CCCAACCTTGTAAATCGGTAAACTGTCGAGTTCCTAAGTCAGCAGGTATAACTCCCATTCCAATTTCGTTACTAATGACTATTAGCGTAAAATCCTGATCGATAAATAGATTCCATTCGTTTTTAACTTCCTGTAAGGTTTTTTCCAAGTCATAGTTATTATCGAAGAAGAAATTATTTAGCCAAAGCGTTATACAGTCGAGTACAACCACTTTCCCGTCAAGTTTTAGTTGGCTAATGCTTTTGTCCTTTTCAATCGTTTGCCAGTTTGAACCCCTTTCGCTTTGGTGACGTTTAATTCTATCAGCGAATTCCTCGTCCCAAATACGGGAAGTTGCAAGAAAAACAGGACTTGCCGATTTTTCTTCGGCAAGTCTTTTTGCAAAATTGCTTTTCCCTGAGCGTTGTCCTCCTGTAATAAAGATTATTTTCGCCATTGGTTGTTTGTTTATCTATTTAGGCTTATCAAAACCTTGTATAAACCCAAGTTCAGACGGGGTTTATTTATTGTTAACTGTTCTTGAGCAAACATCATCTTTGTAAACCCAAGTAATGGTATCGCCAGGGTAAACTACTTGATTAATTGAAAGCTTGTTAGAGGGTTTTCGGTTAACTTTATAGTACCATCCTTTAATACCCGGTACCCCCTTTAAACTATCGATGGTTGTTACAAAAACGTACTCATTTACAGGATGAGTTTCCACTATTGCCACATGTTGCAGGGCTTCTAGACATGTTAACCCTACTTCACAAGGAGTGTTGACCGTACGCATTTTTTCACCATAATTTATTTCGATAGTTACAGGAGCATTTACATTATCAGTTTTTTTTGAATTGCACGTTGAAAAAATAAGCATAATAAAAATGCCCCCAAGGAAACCTTTAATTTTCATGGTTTTTATTTAATTATATTATAAAAAACTACACACTGGGGGCTGATGCCAGTGGTTTCTTCATCAAGGAGAATTCCTAATTTATCATACACTTTTAGAGTACCATTAGTTGTTGCGTTAGGTGAAATAAGGACGTAAATATTGTCATTTTCGGGATTAACGTTGAATCCATAAAAGTTTTCGCCGCTGATTAGTGCGGTACTACTAAGCGTTTTATCCACAGTGTTTACGGTGTAAATAGTTGTCGTAGTTCCAGGCCAAGGCTCACTACCCATAACATAAATTGTTTTCTTATCAGATGATTGATGTATATACCCAGAGCTTCCAATGCCGGTAAAATCAATTTTATTTGTAACCGTGTTAGTTTGAGGATTAATAACTGCTAAACCAAGTGATTCAGCAGGAAATGGAGATGAGTATTGACTAGTTAATGAAACCCATATACTATTATTAGCATCCTGAACAAATTGTTGAGGAACTGCTGATACCTGAATATAGCTGATTGCCTCGGTAGTAAGATCAACCACGGCTACTTTATTGGTGGTAGTTAAACCTGCATAGAGCTTATTATTTACTATTATTACCCCCTCAGGGCCACCTGGGAGAGGAATTTTTGTAACTGTTTTTGTAGTTAAATTAATCTTGGCTATATATGAGTTTGGTATTGTAGACCAATCGTCAACATTACCCCAACATGAAACATATGCAGTATTACCTGTTGCTGCGAAATAGCGAGGTTTTATAATATTGGTAGAAATAGGATTTATTGTTTCCAATAGAGTTTCGGCATCAACGATATCAATCTTATCTCCATCATTTGACATGAGATAGGCTATGTCATTATAAATGACCATTGATTGAATATTAGAATTGAAGTCAATTGAATTAGCAGTTTTATAGGCATTATGGGTTATAGTTTGATCCTCCATGTTGTAAATACTTATTTCGCTTTTACTGCCAGAATAACTGCCATAATTTACAATATATGCAATATTGGTTGCATTGGATTTGGTATCCTTATCCTCATTTTTTTCACATGAGGCTAGAAATAATGCTCCTAGAGCAATTAGTAGTATTTGAAATCTAATTCTTTTCATTGTTTTTTACTTTAATGTTATTAATTGATATTTTGAGACTTACTACGTAGTTTATGCCTGGCATAGCATACAATTCTTGATTTTGGTATGCTTTATTTAGAATATTATTTACCTTAAAATTCACCGATAATTGATTGTTCCTCATATTTAAATTTGTTCCAAATGAGGTGTTTAATAGTAGGTAACCCTCTAAAATCTTGTAGGTTTCTGTATTTCTCTCTCCAGTATATGAGCTGCTAATGAACCAATTCCAGTTTTTACGTGATAGTGATATGAATGCATTTCCCAAATGCTCTGGAGTATACATTAATTGTTTTCCGTTTGATAGGTTTTGATTATTGTAACTTTTCGTTTCTCTGGATTTAGTATAGCTGTAATTTACACCTGTGCTTAGTATGAATTTTAAGATATTGACAGCTGATTCTGCATTAAACTCTATTCCACTATTTCTAACCTTTTTAACATTCAGTGGTCGCCAAACATCCATGTTGACCCACTGAATAAGGTTATTGATATTAATTAAAAAATAAGAAAGACCTATTTTAAAGGAACCTACATTGTTATATAATTTATAGTTCGTATTAAGTTCATAATTCATTCCTTTTTCGGAAAGAAGATTAGGATTACCACCTGGATTCCAAAAACGATCGTTAAATGTTGGTGTTTTATAGCTCTTTGAAGCAGCAAATTTAAAATTAAGTGTATGATTACTCGATTTGAGCATTGTATAATCCAGTCCAAACGACGGCGTAAACTGACTTTTATAATTACTTACAAATGATTCTCGGAGATTTAATGATGCATTCAAACAATCTAAGAGAGACCTTAGGTACAAAGCAAAAAAATCAAACCTTGCTTCTTTCGGGAGACCATTGTATGCGTATACCTTTGGAGTTATATAGGAGCAGCTTGTTCCAGATTGGAAATCTCCGTTTAAAAAACTGGAATTGGTATAGTTTACATTTAGGATATAATTATTTGTAGAAATTGTTTGATCGTAAACTTTGTTATATAATTCATAATCTGAAATATACCCAATATCTGTAGCGAACTTATGTTGACCTGAATAGTGCTTAAATCCCGAAATAAATCGTAAATGCTTATCCTTAATCTCCTCAAAACCGCCACCGTAATAATTTGCTGACATATTGGGCTGGATTTGATGCCAGTTGTCCTCGTACCATAATTTAAAAAACGAAAAAGTTTTTTCGGATATCTTATAGTAGATTTCTTGAAGTATCCCATAATTAGAAACGGCTGCATTACGTACAGTGTCTGTTATGAATTTATTTCTTTCAAAATCTTTGACTGCGGTGTTCAAAAAAGAAAAATTATTTTTTTTCTTTTGATGGTATGCTTTGATGGTATATTGAAATCTACTATTGCTAAATCCAACTTTAATACCATTGAAATAAGAGTTGAAACTGGCAAAATCTTGTTGGAAAGATGCATTAAAACCGCTATTCCATGTAGGGTTATTGTTTAGATGTACGCTACCCCCAATGGCATCGCTTCCATAGAGTGAGCTAGAACTCCCGTATTGTATCTTGATTTCATCGAATAAAAAATTTGGTAGGTTTGAAATGTTTGAGTGTCCTAATGTAAGAGAGTTAATATTAATTCCATTAAACATTATTGCAGTATGATTTGGACTTGTTCCTCTAAACCTGATAGTAGCCAATCCTCCTGCATCTTGCTTTATATAAATGGGTAGAAAATGGTTAATTAGTTCGGTAAGATTTTCACCTGATTCTGAATTTAGCTGAATTGAGTCAAATGTTTTTGTTTTACTGCCAGCTAAATACCTATCCTTTGATGAAACAATGCTCAACTCCTTTAATACTATTGTAGAATCAAGCAGTTGACCGAAACCAATAAAGTTCAAAAAAAGAAAACAATAAAGAAAAATAAATAGAAATCTTGACATAATTCAATTGTTTAGCCCGAACATAACATACTTTGGCAGGTCTTCTGGCTCACCTTACTTTCTGAGGCCTTCCCATCCCGACTTATTGGGACAGTGGCAGGGGTATTCAGAAAGCTATTTAAGGTTTACAGCTGCGGGTACAGCTCCCGAATTTAACGGGATTCCCTTTTAATCCTTTCCGATGTAATTCGGAATAGAACCAATTATCGCAACAAATATATGTATTAATCTTTAAATTGAAAAATGGAGTTATGAGTTGGTTGTTAACAACCTGCAAAATGATTCGTCATCTTGGATTATTCTAAATGGCTAGTTGAGTTGTAAAGTGTGATTTTGGGAGATGTTCCATTGATAATTTCAATAATTGTAACCGAACCATTTTTCAGTTCATCAATTGAATTAATATTGGAAGGTGAAAGTTTTTGAATCACTGTAATTAGCATTCTAATAGCTACGCCATGACTAACAATAAGTATTGTATAATCAATATGCTTTGAGATGATATCTTCATAAAAATCAAGAACTCTTAGATAAAGTTCTTCATTGCTTTCAGCATCTTCTGCTAGAGCGAGCCCTCTCTTGTTTTCTGGAAATTTTTCCCCTTGAAACGAGCCAAAATATCTTTCCCTTAATCTTTTATCAATTATTAAAGACTTGGTTGAGTAATATTTATGAATCTCTTTAGCAGAATCAACTGCTCTTTTCAGATCGCTTGAGAAGATGGTATCTACCTTTTCATTTTGTAGTCGGTCGGCGGTTAATTTTACTTGTAGTAATCCCTTTGGGGAGAGCGTGCCATCAAGTTGCCCCTGACAAATTCCTTGAAGGTTTTCTATGGTTTCACCATGTCGAACTATAATTAACTTCATCTGGTACGATTTTAGTTCCTACTATCCTGAACCTGCTTTAATGTTCGCTCCGAGACGGGAAAAATTACGGGTTTTCCAGATAAAGGGTTTGTCTTTGTTATTACTACAGTTCCGTAAACATCCTCAATATTCTTGTAGGTTAAAACATCTTCTGGAATACCTTGATTGAAGACATTGCCATCTTTTAGTAGAACAAGATAGTCGCAATATTCACCTGCAAGGTTAAGATCGTGGATAATCATTAAAACTGTTAGTCCAAGCTGTGCATTAAGCCTTTGAATAAGATTCATTAGCTGAACCTGATGCGATATATCGAGGTGCGATGTTGGTTCATCTAAAAGGAGTAGTTCAGGTTCTTGGGTGAGTGCTCGTGCTATACTAACTAGCTGTTGTTCGCCACCGCTTAGCTCATTCATTAGCTTATGACGCAAATGGCTAATATTTATGAATTTCATGTACTTTTCAACGATCTCGATATCGTTTTTGGTTTCAAAAAACTGAAACCTGCTATGGTAAGGTAAGCGACCCATCATCACATAATCCTCAACACGAATATCGGCACCTTCAATTTTCTGAGTTACAATGGCAAAATTACGAGCTCTTTCCCTGTAGCTCATTCGGGCAATTTCTTTACCATTTAAAAGTATTTTACCGTCCTTGGCTTTTAATTCGCAAGTAATTCCTTTGAAAAGAGTTGTTTTCCCTGAGCCATTAGGGCCAATAATCCCAGTAAGGCTTCCTTTTTTTACAGTAAAATTGATATCATTAATATAGAATTTTCTATAATAACCACATGTATAATGCTGAATATCAAAAAAAACATCCATAATTAATGCTAATCAATTAACGATTTCTTATTTATTCTATTTAAAACTACTATAAATACGCTTCCCCCGATCATTCCTGTTAAAACTCCAATTGGGAGCTCGTTTGGAGCAAGAATGGTTCGTGCAAGAGTATCGCATAGTACAAGAAAACTACCACCTGTAATAAATGAGCTGATTAGTAAAATTCTAAAATCAGAACCAGTTATTAATCTTATAAGATGAGGAATTATTAACCCTACAAAGCCAATTACCCCTGCCATTGAAACGCATATACCTGTTAGTAATGAGGTTATTACAAAAAGTATTTTGATAGAGACATCAGTATTTATGCCAAGATGCCGTGCTTTTTCTTCGCCCAGCCTAAGCGCATTAAGGGGTTGAACAAAGAGATAGGAGAGGAGAAGGCTTGATACGGATATGATTACAGTAGTGCCTATTAGCTTTGAATTGGGCTCATCAAGCGAACCCATAATCCAGAAAATGATACTATGGATATTCTCTGATGATGTTGTTGATAATAGAAACATCATAACAGAGGAGGCTATGAAGCTAACCATAACACCAACCAATAGCATTGTTTGAATTTTTATCTTACCATTCCTTATACTTAATGAATAAACTAAAAAAACAGTAACTAAGGCACCTATAAATCCTGATAGTGGGAGCATGTAAGTACCAACCAATTGAGGTAATCCAAACACAATTGTAAGTGCAACGCCTATTGATGCACCGCCCGATATCCCTAATGTATATGGCTCAACTAGAGGATTCCTGTAAATTCCCTGAAGAATAACGCCCGATAAGCTTAAAGCACCGCCAACCGCCAATCCGAGTATTATACGTGGTAGCCTTATCGTGTTGATGATCGTGAACTCAACACCATCCCCACTTTTGAATAGAAATCGGGATAAATCGCTTATCGAAATTTTTAAATCACCGCTAGTTAGGGAGTGGATAACAACAATTAAAGCAACTACTGTAAAAAGTAGAACTAGTAATAACCATTTTAAGTACTTCTTCTGCATGAATTGGTGTTTCTAATTTGTATCGTTTCCACGCTAAATTGCGTTTGGGGGTAAAGAACCGTTTTTTTATCCCCCATTAATTAAAAAACTAAAGTACGAAGAACTTTGGTTTCTGCATCTCAGCCCAAATGGAATTTAGCGTGTGTTGGGCGCTGGGTTTATTTTTTTTGTCTTTATCAATCCATAAATTATAAATCCAGTTCCTACTACAAGGTAAGGAAGGCTCAAAAGTTGTCCCATATTGAATGTCATTCTATCTTCAAATCCGACTTGGTTCTCCTTTACAAATTCGATAAAGAATCGAGCTACAAAAATTAATGTAATTACCAATCCAAAAAAGAATCCATTTTTAAGGTTTTCTCGTCTTGTTTTATAAAGATATAACATCAATCCGAATATTAGTAAATAAGAAAACGCTTCATATAGCTGAGCAGGATGTCGTGGCAAATTATCATTTTGTACAAAAATAAAAGCCCACGGAACATTTGTTGGAATCCCAATTATCTCAGAATTCATCAAGTTGCCAAGTCTTATAAAGCATGCCCCTAAACCTCCAACAATTGCTATTAAATCAATCGTTTTAATAATTGATTCCTTTGTCTTTTTGGCATAAATAATCAAAGCAATTATTAATCCAAGTGTACCACCATGACTAGCTAATCCTTGAAAACCCGAGAATTTATATCCGCCATCAGCAGTCGGTTGAATTGGCAAAATAATTTCTAATGGATGACTAAAATAATAAGAAGGCTCATAAAAAAGGCAATGACATAATCTCATTCCGACAAAAATCCCTATAATTCCATAGGTTGATAATTTTTCAAGATGTGTAATTGGAATATTTTCATTCCTAAATATCTCCTTAAGAATGTAAAAGCAAAGAATCAATCCACATGCAAAAAGTAATCCATAGTATCTAATCGAAATCCCAAAGATATTTACTATCTCAGGGTCAATATTCCAATGTATGTAATTTATTATCATAAGTTTTTATTGTTTCGTAGCATTTCTTAACCTTGCGGCCAACTACCTATTAATTATGAGAATTAAGGGTTTAATCAATAACTCCTCCTTTTTTAAGGCGGAGACTGTAATCATTAAATCTTTATGGGCTTTAGCCCTCTATTTTGTTTATGTCTTTTAAGTAATCTTCTAAAAAGTGATAAATGTTGGTCTCATTATATTCTGTCATTAGTAATCTAATCAATGTTGGGCTAAAGCCCAATGCCCTTTTTCTCTTTGACTCCGCCTTTTAGAGGCGGAGTTATTGATTGTGTTTTATTAAACCTTTAATTCGCATTAATTATAAATTAGTTTGGTGAGTTCTTCTACAACATCAATAAAAGTAACAGGAGTGGGGCTGCAAGCTTTATCGGAATCGATAATAAATATTTTTTTATTTTTTGCAGCATTTAGCTGTTTGCTCGAAGTCCATCTATCTTTTTCCTCTTCTGCAAGAATACCCATTGTTACAATAACAATAACATCAGGATTTCTAAGAAAAACACTTTCGCGAGTCATAGTTCCTTTTTGCAAGTCCGATGCAATATTTTCTCCACCAGCAAAAGTTATAAAATCGTTCATAAAAGTATTGGGCATCACTGTAAATATTGGCTTTGTTCCAATCTCGAAAAAAATCCTTGGTTTATTGCCTTTTGGGATATTGCTTATGATGCTATCCAATCGATGTTTCTGTTTTTTTATGATTTGATCAGCTACTAGTGTTTTCCCAGTATATTCAGCTACCTGCCTTAGGTTCTGGCATATCTCTTCATACGATTTTGTTGTTTGAAAAGCAATAACTTTAACCCCTGCCTTTTTTAATGTTTCAATGGCTTCAGGAGTTGTAATTGTTGTGGTTAACACCAAATCAGGTCTTAACATAATTACTTTTTCAATGTTTACATCTACGGCAGATGCCACCACCTCTTTATTATCTTTTATAGCAAAATCGCAGTAGCTTGTGCAGCCAACTAATTTATCGTTTGCGCTTAGTAGATATATTTCTTGTGTAATTGATCTCGATAGAGATACTATACGATTGTAGGTTTGCGAATAAGATGAAATGTTATAAACTAAAGTAAAGATGGCTACTAAATAGATTTTTTTGTAGTTCATAAAAATTAAATTCTATAAATGATAAATACAATTAACAGCTAATTGCTTTTAATAAAATTTTGGGAAACAGTGTGATAATAAATTAAACTTTTTCCCGAAGTCCTACATTAGGATCATTATTGGCAGGTCTTCTGGCTTGTTCCATCTTTTGCGGCCTTCCCATCCGGCTAATTCCGAAAAGTGGCATCGGGATACAA
This DNA window, taken from Bacteroidales bacterium, encodes the following:
- the cobU gene encoding bifunctional adenosylcobinamide kinase/adenosylcobinamide-phosphate guanylyltransferase; protein product: MAKIIFITGGQRSGKSNFAKRLAEEKSASPVFLATSRIWDEEFADRIKRHQSERGSNWQTIEKDKSISQLKLDGKVVVLDCITLWLNNFFFDNNYDLEKTLQEVKNEWNLFIDQDFTLIVISNEIGMGVIPADLGTRQFTDLQGWVNQHIASLSNSVYLMVSGISVKIK
- a CDS encoding DUF4430 domain-containing protein, with the translated sequence MKIKGFLGGIFIMLIFSTCNSKKTDNVNAPVTIEINYGEKMRTVNTPCEVGLTCLEALQHVAIVETHPVNEYVFVTTIDSLKGVPGIKGWYYKVNRKPSNKLSINQVVYPGDTITWVYKDDVCSRTVNNK
- a CDS encoding TonB-dependent receptor — its product is MSRFLFIFLYCFLFLNFIGFGQLLDSTIVLKELSIVSSKDRYLAGSKTKTFDSIQLNSESGENLTELINHFLPIYIKQDAGGLATIRFRGTSPNHTAIMFNGININSLTLGHSNISNLPNFLFDEIKIQYGSSSSLYGSDAIGGSVHLNNNPTWNSGFNASFQQDFASFNSYFNGIKVGFSNSRFQYTIKAYHQKKKNNFSFLNTAVKDFERNKFITDTVRNAAVSNYGILQEIYYKISEKTFSFFKLWYEDNWHQIQPNMSANYYGGGFEEIKDKHLRFISGFKHYSGQHKFATDIGYISDYELYNKVYDQTISTNNYILNVNYTNSSFLNGDFQSGTSCSYITPKVYAYNGLPKEARFDFFALYLRSLLDCLNASLNLRESFVSNYKSQFTPSFGLDYTMLKSSNHTLNFKFAASKSYKTPTFNDRFWNPGGNPNLLSEKGMNYELNTNYKLYNNVGSFKIGLSYFLININNLIQWVNMDVWRPLNVKKVRNSGIEFNAESAVNILKFILSTGVNYSYTKSRETKSYNNQNLSNGKQLMYTPEHLGNAFISLSRKNWNWFISSSYTGERNTETYKILEGYLLLNTSFGTNLNMRNNQLSVNFKVNNILNKAYQNQELYAMPGINYVVSLKISINNIKVKNNEKN
- a CDS encoding histidine phosphatase family protein, whose translation is MKLIIVRHGETIENLQGICQGQLDGTLSPKGLLQVKLTADRLQNEKVDTIFSSDLKRAVDSAKEIHKYYSTKSLIIDKRLRERYFGSFQGEKFPENKRGLALAEDAESNEELYLRVLDFYEDIISKHIDYTILIVSHGVAIRMLITVIQKLSPSNINSIDELKNGSVTIIEIINGTSPKITLYNSTSHLE
- a CDS encoding ABC transporter ATP-binding protein, with the protein product MDVFFDIQHYTCGYYRKFYINDINFTVKKGSLTGIIGPNGSGKTTLFKGITCELKAKDGKILLNGKEIARMSYRERARNFAIVTQKIEGADIRVEDYVMMGRLPYHSRFQFFETKNDIEIVEKYMKFINISHLRHKLMNELSGGEQQLVSIARALTQEPELLLLDEPTSHLDISHQVQLMNLIQRLNAQLGLTVLMIIHDLNLAGEYCDYLVLLKDGNVFNQGIPEDVLTYKNIEDVYGTVVITKTNPLSGKPVIFPVSERTLKQVQDSRN
- a CDS encoding iron ABC transporter permease; its protein translation is MQKKYLKWLLLVLLFTVVALIVVIHSLTSGDLKISISDLSRFLFKSGDGVEFTIINTIRLPRIILGLAVGGALSLSGVILQGIYRNPLVEPYTLGISGGASIGVALTIVFGLPQLVGTYMLPLSGFIGALVTVFLVYSLSIRNGKIKIQTMLLVGVMVSFIASSVMMFLLSTTSSENIHSIIFWIMGSLDEPNSKLIGTTVIISVSSLLLSYLFVQPLNALRLGEEKARHLGINTDVSIKILFVITSLLTGICVSMAGVIGFVGLIIPHLIRLITGSDFRILLISSFITGGSFLVLCDTLARTILAPNELPIGVLTGMIGGSVFIVVLNRINKKSLID
- the lgt gene encoding prolipoprotein diacylglyceryl transferase — encoded protein: MIINYIHWNIDPEIVNIFGISIRYYGLLFACGLILCFYILKEIFRNENIPITHLEKLSTYGIIGIFVGMRLCHCLFYEPSYYFSHPLEIILPIQPTADGGYKFSGFQGLASHGGTLGLIIALIIYAKKTKESIIKTIDLIAIVGGLGACFIRLGNLMNSEIIGIPTNVPWAFIFVQNDNLPRHPAQLYEAFSYLLIFGLMLYLYKTRRENLKNGFFFGLVITLIFVARFFIEFVKENQVGFEDRMTFNMGQLLSLPYLVVGTGFIIYGLIKTKKINPAPNTR
- a CDS encoding ABC transporter substrate-binding protein encodes the protein MNYKKIYLVAIFTLVYNISSYSQTYNRIVSLSRSITQEIYLLSANDKLVGCTSYCDFAIKDNKEVVASAVDVNIEKVIMLRPDLVLTTTITTPEAIETLKKAGVKVIAFQTTKSYEEICQNLRQVAEYTGKTLVADQIIKKQKHRLDSIISNIPKGNKPRIFFEIGTKPIFTVMPNTFMNDFITFAGGENIASDLQKGTMTRESVFLRNPDVIVIVTMGILAEEEKDRWTSSKQLNAAKNKKIFIIDSDKACSPTPVTFIDVVEELTKLIYN